In one window of Streptomyces sp. NBC_00193 DNA:
- a CDS encoding S8 family serine peptidase: protein MAQSDSRRSSRARLRALRAGLAALTATLLLPLGAGVAAAAPDPAPTPGAAERKIEPSLRAQLDGSAKAVFWVYLDSAADLTAAAAQPTRAAKAETVLRLKKEQAARSQTEVIKALEGTRAEYTSYWIVNAVRVVGTEKLATALAQRPEVARIDADDQIALAKPAEGSREKTAADAVEWNVDRIKAPQVWDQLGVRGEGIVVANIDSGVDHTHPAVATQYRGRGADGSYDHNYNWFDPAGVCPTAAPCDNNDHGTHTMGTMVGDDGGANKTGVAPRAKWIAAKGCETTSCSEASLLAAGQWIVAPTDLNGQNPRPDLAPHVVNNSWGGPGGDTWYQQIVDTWRAAGIFPAFSNGNSGPGCATSGSPGDYASSYSSGAFDINGAIASFSSRGAGPGGIVKPNIAAPGVNVRSSVPGGGYASFSGTSMASPHTAAAVALLWSAAPSLEGDIAQTEALLDGTALDTDNGQCGGNAADNNVFGEGKLDVLAAVTAAPRGAIGALGGTVTSGGQPVAGVKIVADGPIDRTTTTAADGTYRFTSLSVGDYAVTASKFGYGQQGATVTVTENATATGDLTLTQAASGKVTGTVSSGSGPLAAAAVTIADTPVTATTDAQGRFEVTLPHGTYDVSATHPSRCLTGGTSKVTVAGDTTVAVNLPERTDGYGYACAASGGSPYQAGDRQLALTGDNTTERVDLPFPLPLYGKTYAQAWIGTNGTISFGGNNTGDINGDIPSAATPNAALYPFWDDLVVGAAGSGSGVFTSVTGTAPHRSYVIEWREVSHWSAQSDKFSFSAAVGEDGTVRYSYKGTGGTGIKAGSTATVGVENATGTDAFKYSFNTPVITDGLSIAFRTTKSGVVAGRVLDANDGNGVAGATVTIGTGATAVSAVTAADGGYVVQSAAGAKELGLTAAQYEPVAATVDVKAADVTVVNRSLRTGKVTPAKPAVEIVLPPGQKRTRTLDLTNPGLGTAFTAAEDAAWLTVTPGSGDLPTGGKAPLTLSVDTTGLTPGTVLTADLKITSASGRTPVLTVPVKLVVPRYQVALDAGSTSASTDALGDGWSPDRKYTTGSYGYQGNASTQSTSRTITGTDDQKLFRNAREGMYEYRFDNVPNGTYTVELGFAELSSTKPNKRVFDVLAEGTQVLPSLDIALEAGSYAALTRTYTVTVTDGTLNVRFVTHTGFGKPLLNSLRVTDRPDKG, encoded by the coding sequence CCCTGCTCCTGCCCCTCGGCGCAGGCGTGGCCGCGGCCGCCCCCGATCCGGCCCCCACCCCGGGAGCGGCCGAGCGCAAGATCGAGCCGAGTCTCCGGGCCCAGCTCGACGGCTCGGCGAAGGCCGTCTTCTGGGTCTACCTCGACAGCGCCGCCGACCTCACCGCCGCGGCCGCGCAGCCGACCCGCGCCGCGAAGGCCGAGACGGTGCTCCGGCTCAAGAAGGAGCAGGCCGCACGCAGCCAGACCGAGGTGATCAAGGCCCTGGAGGGCACGCGGGCCGAGTACACCTCGTACTGGATCGTCAACGCGGTCCGCGTCGTCGGCACCGAGAAGCTCGCCACCGCCCTGGCCCAGCGCCCCGAGGTCGCCCGGATCGACGCCGACGACCAGATCGCCCTGGCGAAGCCCGCCGAGGGCAGCCGGGAGAAGACGGCGGCCGACGCCGTCGAGTGGAACGTCGACCGGATCAAGGCGCCACAGGTCTGGGACCAGCTCGGCGTGCGCGGTGAGGGCATCGTCGTCGCCAACATCGACAGCGGCGTGGACCACACCCACCCGGCCGTGGCCACCCAGTACCGCGGCAGGGGCGCGGACGGGTCCTACGACCACAACTACAACTGGTTCGACCCGGCCGGGGTGTGCCCCACCGCGGCCCCCTGCGACAACAACGACCACGGCACCCACACCATGGGCACGATGGTCGGCGACGACGGCGGCGCCAACAAGACCGGCGTCGCCCCGCGCGCGAAGTGGATCGCCGCCAAGGGCTGCGAGACCACCTCCTGCTCCGAGGCCTCGCTGCTCGCCGCGGGCCAGTGGATCGTCGCCCCGACCGACCTGAACGGCCAGAACCCGCGCCCCGACCTGGCCCCGCACGTCGTCAACAACTCCTGGGGCGGCCCCGGCGGAGACACCTGGTACCAGCAGATCGTCGACACCTGGCGGGCCGCCGGCATCTTCCCGGCCTTCTCCAACGGCAACTCCGGACCCGGCTGCGCCACCAGCGGATCGCCCGGCGACTACGCGAGCTCCTACAGCTCCGGCGCCTTCGACATCAACGGCGCCATCGCCTCCTTCTCCTCGCGCGGCGCGGGCCCCGGCGGAATCGTCAAGCCGAACATCGCGGCCCCCGGGGTGAACGTGCGCTCCTCCGTCCCCGGCGGCGGATACGCGTCCTTCTCCGGCACCTCCATGGCCTCCCCGCACACCGCGGCGGCCGTGGCCCTGCTCTGGTCGGCCGCGCCCTCCCTCGAAGGCGACATCGCGCAGACCGAGGCGCTGCTCGACGGCACCGCACTGGACACCGACAACGGCCAGTGCGGCGGGAACGCCGCCGACAACAACGTCTTCGGCGAGGGCAAGCTCGACGTGCTCGCCGCCGTCACCGCCGCGCCGCGCGGCGCGATCGGCGCCCTCGGCGGCACCGTGACCTCCGGCGGGCAGCCGGTCGCCGGCGTGAAGATCGTGGCGGACGGCCCGATCGACCGCACGACGACCACCGCGGCCGACGGCACGTACCGCTTCACCTCCCTGTCCGTGGGCGACTACGCGGTGACCGCCTCCAAGTTCGGCTACGGGCAACAGGGCGCGACCGTGACGGTCACCGAGAACGCCACCGCCACCGGCGACCTCACCCTCACCCAGGCCGCCTCCGGGAAGGTCACCGGCACGGTCTCCTCGGGCTCCGGCCCGCTGGCCGCCGCCGCCGTCACCATCGCCGACACCCCGGTGACCGCGACCACCGACGCCCAGGGCCGCTTCGAGGTCACCCTGCCGCACGGCACGTACGACGTGAGCGCCACCCACCCCTCGCGCTGCCTCACCGGCGGCACGTCCAAGGTCACCGTCGCCGGGGACACCACCGTCGCGGTGAACCTCCCCGAACGCACCGACGGCTACGGATACGCCTGCGCGGCCTCGGGCGGCAGCCCGTACCAGGCCGGGGACCGGCAGCTCGCGCTGACCGGCGACAACACCACCGAGCGCGTCGACCTGCCCTTCCCGCTGCCGCTGTACGGCAAGACGTACGCGCAGGCCTGGATCGGCACGAACGGCACGATCAGCTTCGGCGGGAACAACACCGGCGACATCAACGGGGACATCCCGAGCGCGGCCACGCCCAACGCGGCGCTCTACCCCTTCTGGGACGACCTGGTGGTCGGCGCCGCCGGCAGCGGCTCCGGCGTCTTCACCTCGGTCACCGGCACGGCGCCGCACCGCAGTTACGTCATCGAGTGGCGCGAGGTCTCGCACTGGTCGGCGCAGTCCGACAAGTTCTCCTTCTCCGCGGCGGTCGGCGAGGACGGCACCGTGCGGTACTCCTACAAGGGCACCGGCGGCACCGGCATCAAGGCCGGCTCCACCGCCACGGTCGGCGTGGAGAACGCGACCGGCACCGACGCCTTCAAGTACTCCTTCAACACGCCGGTCATCACGGACGGCCTGTCCATCGCCTTCCGCACCACCAAGAGCGGTGTGGTGGCGGGCCGGGTGCTCGACGCGAACGACGGCAACGGCGTCGCCGGAGCCACCGTGACCATCGGCACGGGCGCCACGGCCGTCTCCGCCGTCACGGCGGCCGACGGCGGGTACGTGGTCCAGAGCGCCGCGGGCGCAAAGGAACTCGGGCTGACCGCGGCCCAGTACGAGCCGGTGGCGGCGACCGTGGACGTCAAGGCGGCCGACGTCACGGTGGTGAACCGGTCCCTGCGCACCGGAAAGGTGACCCCGGCCAAGCCGGCGGTGGAGATCGTCCTGCCCCCGGGCCAGAAGCGGACTCGCACCCTCGACCTCACCAACCCCGGTCTCGGTACGGCCTTCACGGCGGCCGAGGACGCGGCCTGGCTGACCGTGACCCCGGGCTCCGGGGACCTCCCGACGGGCGGGAAGGCCCCGCTCACCCTGTCCGTGGACACCACGGGCCTGACCCCGGGCACCGTCCTCACGGCCGACCTGAAGATCACCTCGGCCAGCGGCCGTACCCCGGTGCTGACCGTCCCCGTCAAGCTCGTCGTCCCGCGCTACCAGGTCGCCCTGGACGCCGGATCCACGAGCGCGAGCACGGACGCACTGGGCGACGGCTGGTCCCCGGACCGCAAGTACACGACGGGCTCGTACGGCTACCAGGGCAACGCTTCGACCCAGTCCACCAGCCGCACGATCACGGGCACGGACGACCAGAAGCTCTTCCGCAACGCCCGCGAGGGCATGTACGAGTACCGCTTCGACAACGTCCCCAACGGCACCTACACCGTGGAACTGGGCTTCGCGGAGCTCTCCTCCACCAAGCCGAACAAGCGCGTCTTCGACGTCCTGGCGGAGGGCACCCAGGTACTGCCCTCCCTGGACATCGCCCTGGAGGCGGGCTCGTACGCGGCCCTGACCCGCACCTACACGGTCACGGTCACGGACGGCACCCTGAACGTCCGCTTCGTCACCCACACCGGCTTCGGCAAACCCCTGCTGAACTCCCTGCGCGTGACGGACCGGCCCGACAAGGGCTGA